A window of Platichthys flesus chromosome 23, fPlaFle2.1, whole genome shotgun sequence contains these coding sequences:
- the kiss2 gene encoding kisspeptin 2, translating into MRLVALAVVCGLIIGQDAGSEGAALPGYDSAQRTQATGSVLSMLKRRTEADLVDEPSLCFSLRENEEQRQLLCNDRRSKFNFNPLSLRFGKRYMYSRAVKRARTNQFSPLSLFPRELEVPT; encoded by the exons ATGAGACTTGTTGCTCTGGCTGTGGTGTGCGGCCTGATTATCGGTCAGGATGCagggagtgagggagcagcGCTTCCAGGATATGACTCAGCACAAAGGACACAAGCAACAG GGTCTGTCCTCTCTATGCTCAAGAGGAGGACTGAGGCCGACCTGGTGGACGAGCCCAGTCTATGTTTCTCCCTGAGGGAGAACgaggagcagaggcagctgCTGTGCAACGACCGCAGGAGTAAATTCAACTTCAACCCGTTGAGCCTTCGCTTTGGGAAACGTTACATGTACAGTAGAGCCGTTAAAAGAGCACGGACAAATCAATTCTCACCCCTTTCTCTGTTCCCACGAGAACTGGAGGTGCCCACCTGA
- the LOC133949151 gene encoding myosin heavy chain, clone 203-like, whose amino-acid sequence MEIPSDKLYSKQSSAKYAIWKRNKIKSKHDELNDWRKERDSDKAKVIDTLEGEIEDLQKKLEDGRRREADLEKSLKESQKSERDKAELREALYQKSLQHAVTRQMLADTHIQYGAALAEVERRRDSVVAHMQRTMDACSTMAIQTQNAFTEMKKQAKRLEHVVLNLKKELVQFEEEKQRVVENFKDELSQKDKVIKNEKQGRKTDKEDAVFDKMEQDKIITEQGERITDLENDKVSLNLLLISISKKCSVLSNKVEEIEVVKEGMRAVGSEMAAVQETNFLLKSGVNAMRRKIKRLEMERQTEKEKFKEMQEHLTETKQQNVTLTENKRLLISKLKMSEKELNKKQEETRILGTRMMRLNADIESCACVIHDTKKLKTGVLKMKEQCPSYDEVRVGEETKEDYQHRIYFLNKKLHLSETRHESSIKEVKHLQHQLTEAQEHVHMVRVQFIGLLKEKKLEVENLNKELKNKAKRPPVTRDPPTCPVGPK is encoded by the coding sequence ATGGAGATACCTTCTGACAAACTATACTCCAAGCAGTCTTCTGCCAAATATGCCATTTGGAAAAGGAATAAGATAAAATCCAAACACGATGAATTAAATgattggaggaaagagagagatagcgACAAAGCAAAGGTTATAGACACGCTTGAGGGAGAAATTGAGGATCTCCAGAAGAAGCTGGAAGATGGAAGACGAAGGGAGGCAGACCTGGAGAAGAGCCTGAAGGAAAGCCAAAAAAGTGAGCGGGACAAAGCTGAATTAAGAGAAGCTTTATACCAAAAGAGCTTGCAACATGCAGTGACCAGACAAATGTTAGCTGACACCCATATTCAATACGGAGCGGCACTAGCTGAGGTTGAAAGAAGGAGGGATTCAGTGGTGGCACACATGCAAAGAACGATGGATGCATGCAGTACGATGGCGATTCAAACACAGAATGCattcacagaaatgaaaaaacaggCAAAACGACTGGAGCATGTGGTGTTAAACCTCAAAAAGGAGCTCGTTCAgtttgaggaggagaagcagagggtCGTTGAGAACTTCAAAGACGAACTGTCCCAAAAGGACAAAGTTATTAAGAACGAAAAACAGGGGAGGAAGACTGATAAAGAGGATGCTGTCTTCGATAAAATGGAGCAGGATAAAATAATAACCGAGCAGGGTGAGCGGATCACAGACTTGGAGAACGACAAAGTGTCATTGAACCTTCTACTGATTTCTATCTCCAAGAAATGTTCGGTTCTCTCCAACAAAGTTGAGGAGATAGAGGTTGTAAAAGAGGGAATGAGAGCAGTGGGGTCTGAAATGGCTGCTGTACAGGAAACCAACTTTCTTCTTAAGTCGGGAGTGAATGCAATGAGGAGAAAGATCAAGCGACTGGAgatggaaagacagacagaaaaagaaaaatttaAGGAAATGCAAGAACATCTGACTGAGACCAAGCAACAAAACGTCACACTGACAGAAAATAAGAGACTTTTAATAAGTAAATTGAAGATGAGCGAGAAGGAGTTGaacaagaagcaggaggagaccaGAATCCTAGGGACACGTATGATGCGTCTCAACGCGGATATAGAGTCTTGTGCCTGTGTTATCCATGACACCAAGAAATTAAAAACCGGGgtactgaaaatgaaagaacaatGCCCAAGTTATGATGAAGTGAGGGTGGGTGAGGAAACCAAAGAAGACTACCAGCATCGCATCTACTTTCTTAATAAAAAGTTGCATCTCAGTGAAACGCGCCATGAGAGTTCCATAAAGGAGGTGAAACATTTACAACATCAGCTGACGGAAGCACAGGAGCACGTGCACATGGTGAGGGTTCAATTCATCGGATTACTCAAGGAGAAAAAGTTGGAGGTAGAAAATTTGAACAAAGAACTAAAGAACAAAGCAAAACGTCCTCCAGTGACCAGAGATCCCCCAACCTGCCCAGTCGGGCCCAAATGA
- the ldhba gene encoding L-lactate dehydrogenase B-A chain — MSSVLQKLISPMASGPAETPRNKVTVVGVGQVGMACAVSILLRDLCDELALVDVMEDRLKGEMMDLQHGSLFLKTSKIVADKDYSVSANSRLVVVTAGVRQQEGESRLNLVQRNINVFKSIIPQIIKYSPNCTLIVVSNPVDVLTYVTWKLSGLPKHRVIGSGTNLDSARFRYLMAERLGIHSSSFNGWVLGEHGDTSVPVWSGANVAGVNLQQLNPDIGTDSDKEQWKATHKEVVDSAYEVIKLKGYTNWAIGLSVADLTESIVKNMSRVHPVSTMVKDMYGIGEEVFLSLPCVLNSTGVSSVVNMTLTDAEVGQLRKSADTLWGIQKDLKDI; from the exons ATGTCCTCAGTTCTGCAGAAGCTCATCAGCCCCATGGCCAGTGGCCCCGCTGAAACTCCCAGGAACAAGGTGACGGTGGTCGGGGTGGGCCAGGTGGGCATGGCCTGCGCCGTCAGCATCCTGCTGCGG GACCTGTGTGACGAGCTGGCTCTGGTGGATGTGATGGAGGATCGTCTGAAAGGAGAGATGATGGACCTGCAGCACGGCAGCCTCTTCCTCAAGACCTCCAAGATAGTCGCTGACAAAG ATTATTCTGTATCAGCCAACTCCCGCCTGGTTGTGGTGACGGCCGGCGTTCgccagcaggagggagagagccgCCTCAACCTGGTGCAGAGGAACATCAACGTCTTCAAGTCCATCATCCCCCAGATCATCAAGTACAGCCCCAACTGCACACTCATCGTGGTCTCCAACCCTG TGGATGTGCTCACATATGTCACCTGGAAGCTGAGTGGTCTCCCCAAGCACCGTGTCATCGGCAGCGGCACCAACCTGGACTCCGCCCGCTTTCGTTACCTGATGGCCGAACGCCTCGGCATTCACTCAAGCTCCTTCAACGGCTGGGTGCTCGGCGAGCACGGGGACACAAGCG TTCCTGTGTGGAGTGGAGCTAATGTAGCTGGAGtcaacctgcagcagctgaatccGGACATCGGCACAGATTCTGATAAAGAGCAGTGGAaggccacacacaaagaggtgGTGGACAG TGCTTATGAGGTCATCAAGCTGAAGGGCTACACCAACTGGGCCATCGGCCTGAGCGTGGCTGACCTGACGGAGAGCATCGTCAAGAACATGAGCCGGGTGCACCCCGTCTCCACCATGGTCAAG GACATGTACGGTATCGGCGAGGAGgtcttcctgtctctgcccTGTGTGCTGAACAGCACCGGCGTCAGCAGCGTCGTCAACATGACCCTGACGGACGCCGAGGTGGGCCAGCTGAGGAAGAGTGCCGACACTCTGTGGGGCATCCAGAAGGACCTCAAGGACATTTGA